A region of Saccopteryx leptura isolate mSacLep1 chromosome X, mSacLep1_pri_phased_curated, whole genome shotgun sequence DNA encodes the following proteins:
- the LOC136386221 gene encoding melanoma-associated antigen B5-like, translating to MPRRRKSKHHNHQKVQQALDEARSSKKFEAADTVEEDPPSSSSSLMKEIPQSSSATDTTSISQVSPRVSTTTITSSGAFHTRSEDSEDEEFSCPTEILFRHHVLSDFLAAEVKMLERFIFSRYLMKKPVFKENMLMMISEIHHEQFAEILEKASRRIEILFALDLKEKDPNRHSYELVSKLKLPNNGRVNSSTGFPKTSLLMYILAMIFLNGNRATEEELWAFLSIMGVYPGKYHIIYEQPRKLITKDLVNLKYLEYRRIPNTHPPHCEFLWGPQAVAETSKLKVLEYFAKYTEIDPRAFSPHYKEALREEEERAQAGGASGAGARTIGQEGSHGQSTRVSTPSDV from the coding sequence ATGCCTCGGCGACGTAAGAGTAAGCACCACAACCATCAGAAAGTCCAACAGGCCCTAGATGAAGCCAGAAGTTCCAAGAAATTTGAGGCAGCAGACACAGTGGAAGAagaccctccctcctcctcctcttctcttatGAAGGAGATTCCCCAGAGCTCATCAGCTACGGACACAACTAGCATTTCCCAGGTGTCTCCGAGAGTCTCAACTACCACCATTACCTCTTCAGGTGCTTTTCACACAAGATCTGAGGACAGCGAAGATGAGGAATTTTCATGTCCCACTGAGATCTTGTTTCGTCACCACGTATTAAGTGATTTTCTAGCTGCTGAGGTGAAGATGTTGGAGAGGTTTATTTTCAGCAGGTATCTtatgaagaagccagtttttaaagaaaacatgctaATGATGATCAGTGAAATTCACCACGAACAATTTGCTGAGATCCTCGAGAAAGCCTCTAGGAGGATAGAGATTCTGTTTGCACTTGACTTAAAGGAAAAGGACCCAAACAGACACTCCTACGAACTTGTCAGCAAACTGAAACTACCCAACAATGGGAGGGTGAATTCTAGCACAGGTTTCCCCAAGACTAGTCTTTTGATGTATATCCTGgccatgatatttttaaatggcaatCGGGCCACAGAGGAAGAGTTGTGGGCATTCCTGAGTATAATGGGAGTGTACCCTGGAAAATATCACATCATCTATGAGCAGCCAAGGAAACTAATTACGAAAGATCTAGTGAACCTCAAATACCTGGAATACCGCAGGATACCTAACACTCATCCTCCACACTGTGAGTTCCTTTGGGGTCCCCAAGCTGTTGCTGAAACAAGCAAATTAAAAGTCCTCGAATATTTTGCCAAGTACACCGAAATAGATCCAAGGGCCTTCTCACCACATTACAAAGAAGCtttgagagaggaggaagaaagagcgCAAGCTGGAGGGGCATCCGGAGCTGGCGCTAGAACCATCGGGCAGGAAGGATCCCATGGCCAGTCCACCAGGGTTTCCACTCCTAGTGAtgtctag
- the LOC136386222 gene encoding LOW QUALITY PROTEIN: melanoma-associated antigen B5-like (The sequence of the model RefSeq protein was modified relative to this genomic sequence to represent the inferred CDS: inserted 1 base in 1 codon), translating to MRDYQIHFVEKDLEIALFIRGWGIPSSSATDTTNISQESSRVSTTTITSSGAFHTRSEDSEDEADLYTTEILCPDHSCSDSLAERVMVLEQFLLHKYRVKQPILKEDMLEIVNQQYHNQFTEILKKASEHIEVLFAVDLMEVDSTRQSYELVSKLKLPNNGRVRAGRGFPKTGLLMSVLGMIFLNGNRATEEDIMAFLNMMRVYSGRRHLFYGEPWKLITKDMVRLKYLECRQVPAXDPPHYEYLWGPKAFSETSKMKILEHLAKLNNTVPWAFSPHYEEALREEEERAQARGAARTGTKIISRKDLMVKSPAFPTPVMSEWFCLISRKKKCDTILGNFVEMSKNPSIKLLR from the exons ATGAGAGACTATCAGATTCACTTTGTTGAAAAAGATCTTGAAATTGCTTTGTTCATTAGAGGTTG GGGAATCCCCAGCTCTTCAGCTACGGACACAACTAACATTTCCCAGGAGTCTTCGAGAGTCTCAACTACCACCATTACCTCTTCAGGTGCTTTTCACACAAGATCTGAGGACAGCGAAGATGAAGCAGATTTATATACCACTGAGATCTTATGTCCTGACCACTCATGCAGTGATTCTCTAGCTGAGAGAGTGATGGTCTTGGAACAGTTTCTCCTTCACAAGTATAGAGTGAAGCAGCCCATCCTGAAAGAAGACATGCTAGAGATAGTCAACCAACAATACCATAACCAATTCACTGAGATCCTCAAGAAAGCCTCTGAGCACATTGAAGTCCTCTTTGCAGTTGACCTGATGGAAGTAGATTCAACCAGACAGTCCTATGAACTTGTCAGCAAACTGAAACTCCCCAATAATGGGAGAGTGCGTGCTGGCAGGGGCTTTCCAAAGACTGGTCTCCTGATGAGTGTCCTGGGCATGATATTCTTGAATGGAAACCGTGCCACGGAGGAAGACATCATGGCATTTCTGAATATGATGCGAGTGTACTCTGGGAGGAGGCACTTATTCTACGGGGAGCCTTGGAAGCTCATAACCAAAGACATGGTGAGGCTAAAGTACCTGGAGTGCCGCCAGGTGCCTG GTGACCCTCCACACTATGAGTACCTGTGGGGTCCCAAAGCTTTCTCTGAAACAAGCAAAATGAAAATCCTTGAACATTTGGCCAAGCTCAACAATACGGTTCCATGGGCCTTCTCACCACATTACGAAGAAGCtttgagagaggaggaagaaagagcacAAGCTAGAGGGGCAGCCAGAACTGGCACTAAAATCATCAGCAGGAAGGATCTTATGGTCAAGTCACCAGCGTTTCCAACCCCAGTGATGTCTGAGTGGTTCTGCttgatatcaagaaaaaaaaaatgtgacaccATATTAGGGAATTTTGTGGAAATGTCAAAGAATCCCTCAATAAAATTGTTgaggtaa
- the LOC136386223 gene encoding LOW QUALITY PROTEIN: melanoma-associated antigen B5-like (The sequence of the model RefSeq protein was modified relative to this genomic sequence to represent the inferred CDS: deleted 2 bases in 1 codon) — translation MPRGHKSKHQTRHKRHQARGERQGCSNDQAPAGAEEESTPSSSPQCEDITQSQPAAGSRSTSPGPPRTQTTTTTSTGVSCSAPEEASNSQDEDRVFSFRVPPFTVSLSVDEFRKKAMLLEIFLVTKYKMKQPILKEDMLEIVGEQYEDKFPDMLKRASKNIENAFAIDLSEDYSTRHSYAFVSKLKLPNNGRVRGGRGLPKTGLLLNILGLIFLKGNSISEEELWRQLSLMRVYPGRKHYVFGEPRKLITKDFVRLKYLEYCQVPDSDPPCFELLWGPKAHLETSKLKVLEFWAKGNNTHPSAFPCCYEEALRDEEESPSQRCHQECPCC, via the exons ATGCCTCGGGGTCATAAGAGTAAGCACCAGACACGCCATAAACGTCACCAGGCCCGAGGTGAGCGTCAGGGCTGTAGCAATGATCAGGCCCCTGCTGGAGCAGAAGAGgagtccaccccttcctcctctcctcaatGTGAAGATATTACCCAGAGTCAGCCAGCTGCTGGGTCACGTAGCACCTCTCCAGGGCCTCCACGCACACAGACCACCACTACTACTTCTACAGGCGTTTCTTGCTCTGCACCTGAGGAAGCTTCCAACAGCCAAGATGAGGATAGGGTGTTCTCCTTTAGGGTCCCACCCTTCACTGTATCGTTATCGGTAGATGAGTTCAGGAAAAAGGCTATGCTTCTAGAGATATTCCTTGTAACCAAGTATAAGATGAAACAGCCCATTTTGAAGGAAGATATGCTGGAGATTGTCGGGGAACAATATGAAGACAAATTTCCTGACATGCTCAAGAGAGCCTCTAAGAATATTGAAAATGCCTTTGCGATAGACCTCAGTGAAGACTACTCAACCCGTCACTCATATGCCTTTGTCAGCAAGCTGAAACTCCCCAACAATGGCAGGGTGCGTGGTGGCAGGGGGTTACCCAAGACTGGTCTCCTGTTGAATATTTTGGGTCTAATCTTCTTGAAGGGCAACTCTATCTCCGAGGAAGAGCTCTGGAGACAACTGAGTCTGATGCGAGTATACCCTGGGAGGAAGCACTACGTCTTTGGGGAGCCCAGGAAGCTCATCACCAAAGACTTTGTGAGGCTGAAGTACCTGGAATACTGCCAGGTGCCTGACAGCGACCCTCCATGCTTCGAGCTCCTGTGGGGTCCTAAAGCACATCTTGAAACCAGCAAGTTGAAAGTGCTGGAGTTTTGGGCGAAGGGCAACAATACCCACCCCAGTGCCTTCCCGTGCTGTTATGAAGAGGCTTTGAGAGATGAAGAA GAGAGCCCAAGCCAGAGGTGCCATCAGGAATGCCCCTGCTGCTGA